The following DNA comes from Laspinema palackyanum D2c.
CGGTGCCGGGAACGACATCCTCTACGGTGACGACCTCACTGCCGAAGTTTTGGCGGGCGGGAACGATGTCCTCTACGCCGGGGAAGGCAATGATACCGCCTACGGTGGCGTCGGCAACGACATCATTTTTGGCAATGAAGGCAATGACGTCATTTTTGGCAACAAAGGCGCTGACATCCTCTATGGCGGTCAAGGCGATGATACCGCCTACGGGGGTCAAGATAACGACCAACTGTTTGGGGACAAAGGAAATGATGTCCTCTTTGGCAATCTCGGCGATGACTTCGTAAATGGGGGTGAAGGCAATGACCTACTCCTAGGCAACGAAGGGAACGATCTCCTCGACGGCGGTTCGGGAGACGATCTCATTTACGGCGGTCAAGATAACGATACCATTCGAGGCAGCGATGGAAATGACCAGCTTTTTGGTGATAAAGGCAATGATGTCATTTTCGGTGGAGTCGGCAACAATACCCTCACCGGCGGCCAAGGGTCGGACCAATTTGTAATTTCCCCTGGATTAGGATTTCTGCAACAAACGCGAAACTTAATTACCGACTTCAACGATGGGCAAGATTTCCTCCTCTTAGCCGATCGCATCACCTTTGAAGACCTCGACATCCGCGAGGAATTTGATGCCACCGGCACTCTCAATACCCTCATTCTCGATCGCCTCACCGGCACCGTTACCATTTTACAAAATGTCAGTGCCAGCGCCATTACCCGGGATGATTTCCTACCCCCACTCGCACCGCCACCGCCACCGCCACCGCCGGAGGCCGTGCCACTCCCAGCCATCCCCACCCCTCCGATTGTCAATGTTCCCGTAATCCCGGGACCCCCAGCGCCACCCGAACCCGAACCCGAGGAGAGTGTCATTCAATTTAGCAATGCCACCTACCGAATTAATGAAAATGGTACTCCCGAAGCGATGCTAGTCACGGTGACTCGCGGCAATAGTAGCGAAGGGTTGATTACGGTCGATGTGGTTCTTCAAGGCAATCCGGGAACTGCAACAGCGGTAGATGATTATGGCAATATTTTCCCCGTTCCTATCCAGTTTGCAGAGGGAGATACCACCGCCAAACAGGTTACTATTCCCATTGTTAACGATACCCTCGCCGAAGCTACGGAAACGATTAGCTTACAACTGGCCAATCTCACAGGTACGGCAATTTTAGGCAGCCAATCTACCGCGACGGTCGAAATTATCGATGATGATAATCCAGGAGAGTTAGAGTTTGTCATTCCAGCGGAAGGGAGTTTCCGAGTTAAAGAAGATGGAACCCTGGTCCGACAAGTCCAGGTCCGTCGAGTCAATGGCAGCAGCGGTGCCGTAGGCGCGGATATCACTCTGGCAGCGGGTTCAGCAAGTACAAATCCACCCGCCCAACCGGGAATTTTGGGAGAGGATTTTGCGGCAGTTCCGGTTCGCGTCTCCTTTGCGGATGGGGAAACGGCAACTAAAACCATTACACTCCCACCTACGGCCATTTTACGCGGGACACCGCAACTGGATGGTCTCAAAATCGTCAACTTATCCTTGACCAATCCCACAGGTGGGGTACAAGTCAGTACCACTCCAGCACCCCTGCAAATTGAAGATATTGATCAACTGGTTGTCAGTATTGAGGTGACTCCCCCGGGAAATGAGGCGTTTGAATCGGCCCAGGGGGACCTGCAAGCCCCGGCCACCCGAGAAGGGGCGTTTACGATCGCCCTGC
Coding sequences within:
- a CDS encoding Calx-beta domain-containing protein, with protein sequence MAEISDPNNPQANHLPGSSIPGLDESDPLESSRTLEEEGIFLDLSLLQIIQGQAGDDTIIGSLADDTIVGNAGNDTLYGNVGNDSLLGNQDNDTIAGGPGNDIIRGVSGNNVLYGDLTREGLSLEEEFGNDIIFGGIGDDLIFGNQGDDTLDGEGGTDTIYGGQGNDLIIGHEGNDLLSGDGGNDLIYGGLSNDNIAGGLGSDTLYGEEGDEILNGNEGSDLLVGGAGNDILYGDDLTAEVLAGGNDVLYAGEGNDTAYGGVGNDIIFGNEGNDVIFGNKGADILYGGQGDDTAYGGQDNDQLFGDKGNDVLFGNLGDDFVNGGEGNDLLLGNEGNDLLDGGSGDDLIYGGQDNDTIRGSDGNDQLFGDKGNDVIFGGVGNNTLTGGQGSDQFVISPGLGFLQQTRNLITDFNDGQDFLLLADRITFEDLDIREEFDATGTLNTLILDRLTGTVTILQNVSASAITRDDFLPPLAPPPPPPPPEAVPLPAIPTPPIVNVPVIPGPPAPPEPEPEESVIQFSNATYRINENGTPEAMLVTVTRGNSSEGLITVDVVLQGNPGTATAVDDYGNIFPVPIQFAEGDTTAKQVTIPIVNDTLAEATETISLQLANLTGTAILGSQSTATVEIIDDDNPGELEFVIPAEGSFRVKEDGTLVRQVQVRRVNGSSGAVGADITLAAGSASTNPPAQPGILGEDFAAVPVRVSFADGETATKTITLPPTAILRGTPQLDGLKIVNLSLTNPTGGVQVSTTPAPLQIEDIDQLVVSIEVTPPGNEAFESAQGDLQAPATREGAFTIALRDANGAPVNAPAGGLTVSYRVDTTPPAQPTDPQAAVEGQDYNAFLNNAAFTLGSNTVFIPEGTSTATININPTDDNLPEGNEFIKVILNETADYNIASDKKEGQVLLIDNDSPIVRISPATGRIKEGETPQTVLTISREDSAGNPITSGALTVNYGSGGTATNGVDYDQLTGQAVIPDGQSSVNVTVRALDDNNAEPDESVRLTLQGSTDTTQVYQLKEGQDQSVVTLEDNETPQISVVGRAADVLADPPTGNQFQFIRFGDKAIPLAVTYTVAGTAVPGTDYTALPLTLNFTAGQSSVLVPFTPIDNPNDALAKVVEIQLVDGAAYDLGFAPRGNLLFLN